A region of Moorena sp. SIOASIH DNA encodes the following proteins:
- a CDS encoding NAD-dependent epimerase/dehydratase family protein, whose translation MFGNQQGVWVDENYPIVPANEHGRVLSLTEHILLGASSENCNVCILRLGGIYGPGRELSKRFERLAGTTLPGSGDNFINWIHRDDIVQAVEFARENRCQGIYNLVNDVKLTTREVTDQI comes from the coding sequence ATTTTTGGTAACCAACAGGGGGTATGGGTAGATGAAAATTATCCTATCGTTCCAGCCAACGAACATGGTCGGGTTTTGTCTTTGACGGAACATATTCTATTAGGGGCAAGCAGTGAAAATTGCAACGTCTGTATCCTGCGTCTTGGGGGGATTTATGGTCCCGGTCGTGAGTTAAGCAAGCGGTTTGAGCGACTGGCAGGCACCACGCTTCCTGGCAGTGGCGATAACTTTATCAATTGGATTCACAGAGACGACATTGTTCAAGCAGTAGAGTTTGCCAGAGAAAACCGCTGCCAAGGTATCTACAACCTAGTTAACGACGTCAAACTCACGACGCGGGAGGTGACTGATCAAATATAG
- a CDS encoding HNH endonuclease family protein, translating into MPKSIQKIKKNHYIFLLIEVSKIETKELKPDDLTLEHILSQSSGNDDCICKIGNLLPLGKDLNQKASNKSFQEKIKIYQESEFYITREFVANNYETWGEEQINERTNELADYCYDLLQTKLSST; encoded by the coding sequence ATGCCAAAAAGTATACAAAAAATAAAAAAAAATCATTATATTTTCTTGTTAATTGAAGTTTCAAAAATAGAAACCAAAGAATTGAAACCAGATGATCTGACCCTTGAGCATATATTGTCACAATCTTCGGGGAACGATGATTGTATTTGTAAGATAGGAAATCTACTTCCTTTAGGCAAGGATTTAAATCAAAAAGCTAGTAATAAATCCTTTCAAGAAAAGATCAAAATTTATCAGGAATCAGAGTTTTATATAACGCGAGAGTTTGTAGCCAACAACTACGAAACATGGGGAGAGGAGCAAATCAATGAAAGAACTAACGAATTAGCTGATTATTGTTATGATTTACTCCAAACTAAATTATCTTCTACTTAA